One stretch of Streptomyces sp. NBC_01363 DNA includes these proteins:
- a CDS encoding glycoside hydrolase family 15 protein: MTPRIEDYALIGDLQTAALVGRNGSVDWLCLPRFDSGACFAALLGDEDNGHWRIAPNGAETCTRRGYAGESLVLETFWETRTGTVKVIDFMPQRDREPDVMRIIEGISGTVEMSSVIRLRFDFGSIVPWVRRSQGHRVAVAGPDSAWLRSEPPVKTWGQQFSTCSSFTVSAGEKVAFVLTWHPSHSPRPELVDPHQALENTLSDWAEWSSRCKYRGPYREAVIRSLITLKALTFGPTGGIVAAPTTSLPEEIGGVRNWDYRFCWLRDSTLTLGALISAGYLEEAAAWRDWLLRAVAGDPADLQIMYGLAGERRLPEAELPWLRGYESSAPVRIGNAAVRQRQLDVYGEVIDSLRLAREAGLDDKPHAWNLQLSLLGFLESTWREPDEGLWEIRGQRRHFVHSKVMAWVAADRAVRTLENNPALTGDPDRWRAMRDAVHREVCEKGYDPERNTFTQSYGSRNLDAATLLIARTGFLPPDDPRLIGTVDAVRAELGSGCLVRRYSTDGSSIDGLPGSEGAFLACSFWLADALLLTGRAAEARDLFERLLALRNDVGLLAEEYDTAGCRQLGNFPQAFSHIGLVGTAMALAGEDTLEPDAAG; this comes from the coding sequence GTGACTCCACGCATCGAGGACTACGCCCTCATCGGCGATCTCCAGACAGCCGCCCTGGTCGGCAGAAACGGTTCAGTCGACTGGCTCTGTCTGCCCCGCTTCGACTCGGGCGCCTGCTTCGCCGCCCTGCTCGGCGACGAGGACAACGGCCACTGGCGGATCGCCCCGAACGGGGCGGAGACCTGCACCCGGCGCGGCTACGCGGGTGAGTCCCTCGTCCTGGAGACGTTCTGGGAGACCCGCACCGGCACGGTCAAGGTCATCGACTTCATGCCGCAGCGTGACCGGGAACCCGACGTCATGCGGATCATCGAGGGCATCAGCGGCACGGTCGAGATGAGCTCCGTGATCCGGCTGCGCTTCGACTTCGGCTCGATCGTGCCGTGGGTGCGCCGCTCGCAGGGGCACCGGGTGGCGGTCGCGGGGCCGGACTCGGCCTGGCTGCGCAGCGAGCCGCCGGTCAAGACCTGGGGCCAGCAGTTCTCCACCTGCTCGTCCTTCACCGTCTCCGCGGGCGAGAAGGTGGCGTTCGTACTGACCTGGCACCCCTCGCACTCGCCCCGCCCCGAGCTCGTCGACCCCCACCAGGCCCTGGAGAACACCCTGTCCGACTGGGCCGAGTGGTCCTCGCGGTGCAAGTACCGGGGTCCGTACCGGGAAGCGGTGATCCGCTCGCTGATCACCCTGAAGGCGCTGACCTTCGGCCCGACCGGCGGCATCGTGGCAGCGCCCACCACCTCGCTGCCGGAGGAGATCGGGGGCGTACGGAACTGGGACTACCGCTTCTGCTGGCTGCGGGACTCCACGCTGACCCTCGGCGCCCTCATCTCGGCCGGCTATCTGGAGGAGGCCGCCGCCTGGCGGGACTGGCTGCTGCGGGCGGTCGCCGGCGACCCGGCCGACCTGCAGATCATGTACGGCCTCGCTGGCGAACGCAGATTGCCCGAGGCGGAGCTGCCGTGGCTGCGCGGATACGAGAGCTCCGCCCCGGTCCGGATCGGCAACGCCGCGGTCCGCCAGCGTCAGCTCGATGTGTACGGGGAGGTCATCGACTCCTTGCGGCTCGCGCGCGAGGCGGGTCTGGACGACAAGCCGCACGCCTGGAATCTGCAGCTCAGCCTGCTCGGCTTCCTGGAGTCCACCTGGCGCGAGCCGGACGAGGGGCTGTGGGAGATCCGCGGCCAGCGTCGCCACTTCGTGCACTCCAAGGTGATGGCCTGGGTCGCCGCCGACCGTGCCGTACGCACCCTGGAGAACAACCCCGCGCTGACCGGCGACCCCGACCGGTGGCGGGCGATGCGGGACGCCGTGCACCGGGAGGTGTGCGAGAAGGGCTACGACCCGGAACGGAACACCTTCACGCAGTCCTACGGCTCCCGGAACCTGGACGCCGCGACGCTGCTGATCGCCCGGACGGGCTTCCTGCCGCCGGACGATCCCCGGCTGATCGGGACGGTCGATGCGGTCCGGGCCGAGCTCGGCAGCGGCTGCCTGGTCCGCCGCTACAGCACGGACGGCTCCTCGATCGACGGGCTGCCCGGCAGCGAGGGCGCCTTTCTGGCGTGCTCGTTCTGGCTGGCCGACGCCCTGCTCCTGACCGGACGCGCCGCAGAGGCCAGAGATCTCTTCGAGCGGCTCCTGGCGCTCCGTAACGATGTGGGGCTGCTCGCCGAGGAGTACGACACCGCCGGGTGCCGTCAGCTGGGCAACTTCCCGCAGGCGTTCAGCCACATCGGCCTCGTGGGCACCGCCATGGCACTGGCCGGGGAGGACACGCTGGAGCCCGACGCGGCAGGATAG
- a CDS encoding SURF1 family protein: MYRFLLTRQWLILALLALVLIPTMVELGFWQLHRHEHKVAQNSLISRNLKAKPVPVSSLTAPGHTVPRSDYWRTVTATGTYDTAHQVVVRRRTSTDGRIGVHVLIPFDLKGGGTVLVNRGWVPSADSQRAFPDVPAVPGGEVTVTGRLKADETTNASGIKDISDLPDRQVMLINSAQEAKRLSRPVLGGYIEQTAPESAGDSPELIEAPDDSSIGPHMAYAVQWWLFAAGVPVGFVVLARREKRDRVEAAAKDAAGAQQPSEPEKPEKPEPATA, from the coding sequence GTGTACCGCTTCCTGTTGACCCGGCAGTGGCTGATCCTCGCCCTCCTCGCCCTCGTCCTGATTCCCACGATGGTCGAGCTGGGCTTCTGGCAGCTGCACCGGCATGAGCACAAGGTCGCGCAGAACTCCCTGATCTCCCGCAACCTCAAGGCGAAGCCGGTTCCGGTCTCCTCGCTCACCGCTCCGGGGCACACGGTCCCGCGCTCCGACTACTGGCGGACGGTGACGGCCACGGGTACGTACGACACCGCGCATCAGGTGGTCGTACGCCGCAGGACCTCCACCGACGGCCGGATCGGCGTCCATGTGCTGATCCCGTTCGACCTCAAGGGCGGCGGCACGGTCCTGGTCAATCGCGGCTGGGTGCCCTCCGCCGACAGTCAGCGCGCCTTCCCCGATGTGCCGGCCGTGCCCGGCGGCGAAGTGACCGTCACCGGACGGCTCAAGGCCGACGAGACGACGAACGCCAGCGGCATCAAGGACATCTCGGACCTGCCGGACCGCCAGGTGATGCTGATCAACAGCGCCCAGGAGGCCAAGCGGCTCTCCCGGCCGGTGCTCGGCGGCTACATCGAGCAGACCGCGCCCGAGTCCGCAGGTGACTCCCCGGAACTGATCGAGGCCCCGGACGACAGCTCGATCGGCCCGCACATGGCGTACGCCGTGCAGTGGTGGCTCTTCGCCGCAGGTGTCCCGGTCGGGTTCGTGGTCCTGGCCCGCCGGGAGAAGCGCGACCGGGTGGAGGCAGCGGCCAAGGACGCCGCCGGGGCGCAGCAGCCCTCCGAACCGGAGAAGCCGGAGAAGCCGGAACCCGCCACGGCGTGA
- a CDS encoding DEDDh family exonuclease has protein sequence MTMLDDRQTAAPWPTAYPQGYAVVDVETTGLARDDRIVSAAVYRLDAQGNVEDHWYTLVNPERDPGPVWIHGLTTDVLEGAPLFPEVAAQLSERLADRVLVAHNAAFDWSMLAREYARASVVAPVEQRLCTIALSKELRLPLPNHKLESLAAHFGVVQQRAHHALDDARVLAEAFRPSLHAAARGGVRLPLLECRPLTEWSDSPVTPRIGYQPSYGQNSWRASRKRPACPYPNPGRYEKDKPLMQGMRVAFSGDTSVDRELLEDRAVEAGLHVATSVSRLTSLLVTNDPDAATSKTVKAKSFGTPILDESAFTHLLRDVAPASA, from the coding sequence GTGACCATGCTCGACGACCGCCAGACCGCAGCACCGTGGCCGACCGCCTACCCGCAGGGGTACGCGGTCGTCGACGTGGAGACCACCGGACTCGCACGGGACGACCGGATAGTGTCCGCTGCCGTCTACCGCCTGGACGCACAGGGCAATGTCGAGGACCACTGGTACACCCTCGTCAACCCCGAACGCGATCCCGGACCGGTCTGGATCCACGGGCTGACCACTGATGTCCTCGAAGGCGCCCCGCTCTTCCCGGAGGTCGCCGCCCAGCTCTCCGAACGGCTCGCGGACCGCGTCCTCGTCGCGCACAACGCGGCTTTCGACTGGTCGATGCTGGCCCGGGAGTACGCACGGGCCTCGGTCGTCGCCCCCGTCGAACAGCGGCTGTGCACCATCGCGCTCTCCAAGGAACTGCGGCTGCCGCTGCCCAACCACAAGCTGGAGTCGCTGGCCGCGCACTTCGGCGTCGTGCAGCAGCGCGCCCACCACGCCCTGGACGACGCCCGGGTACTGGCCGAGGCGTTCCGGCCGAGCCTGCACGCGGCGGCGCGGGGCGGGGTGCGGCTGCCGCTGCTGGAGTGCCGGCCACTGACCGAGTGGTCGGACTCCCCCGTCACACCGCGGATCGGCTACCAGCCCTCGTACGGTCAGAACAGCTGGCGCGCCTCGCGCAAGCGCCCGGCGTGCCCGTATCCGAACCCCGGGCGGTACGAGAAGGACAAACCCCTCATGCAGGGCATGCGGGTGGCCTTCTCCGGGGACACCTCCGTCGACCGCGAGCTGTTGGAGGACCGGGCCGTGGAGGCCGGGCTGCATGTGGCGACCAGCGTGTCCCGGCTGACCAGCCTCCTGGTCACCAACGACCCGGACGCGGCGACGTCGAAGACGGTCAAGGCCAAGTCGTTCGGCACACCGATCCTGGACGAGAGCGCCTTCACCCATCTGCTGCGCGACGTGGCACCCGCGTCGGCCTAG
- a CDS encoding TetR/AcrR family transcriptional regulator, translating to MARPSLTREEVLDTAAALVRRHGPQALTMRALAAELGTAVTSIYWHVGNRESLLDALVERTVKEMGTIRPAGRTPAARIVSVARGLRRQLRARPHLIAMVHERGLTERMFLPAQQALVHEVHAAGLRGARAAAAVRAVQFQTVGFLLVERNRERSPVQSPGEGDLWTASAADDDPALARALARPADPDRLFEDSVRALVEGLLAGRPQQGARSGTGAQEREAAE from the coding sequence GTGGCGCGACCTTCGCTGACCCGCGAAGAGGTCCTGGACACGGCCGCCGCCCTGGTGAGGCGGCACGGTCCGCAGGCCCTCACCATGCGCGCGCTCGCCGCGGAACTGGGCACCGCGGTGACGTCGATCTACTGGCACGTCGGCAATCGTGAATCGCTGCTGGACGCCCTCGTCGAGCGCACCGTGAAGGAGATGGGCACCATCCGCCCGGCCGGCCGGACCCCGGCGGCCCGCATCGTCTCCGTCGCCCGCGGCCTGCGCCGCCAACTGCGGGCCAGGCCGCATCTGATCGCGATGGTCCACGAACGAGGGCTCACCGAGCGGATGTTCCTGCCCGCGCAGCAGGCCCTCGTCCACGAGGTGCACGCCGCGGGGCTGCGCGGGGCACGGGCGGCGGCAGCGGTACGGGCCGTGCAGTTCCAGACCGTCGGCTTCCTGCTCGTCGAACGCAACCGGGAACGGTCCCCCGTCCAGTCACCCGGCGAGGGCGACCTGTGGACCGCGTCCGCCGCGGACGACGATCCGGCGCTGGCCCGCGCGCTGGCCCGGCCCGCCGACCCGGACCGGCTGTTCGAGGATTCCGTACGGGCCCTGGTGGAAGGACTGCTGGCAGGCCGCCCGCAACAAGGGGCGCGCAGCGGAACCGGTGCACAGGAGCGGGAGGCGGCCGAATAG
- a CDS encoding acetoacetate decarboxylase family protein: protein MARVRYGARTEAEIAAARAARSTLPDIWSTGVVALWESDPDAVAAVLPPPLKPAQRPLVRANISTVELPGYPLGAGSVAVAAVHDGHEGWYPLVMPMTHERALIGGREVFGEPKKLGEVTVERDGLVVRAALARHGIEFVEVRGAVSGSLPLPRPTAKLDFYFKFLPAVDGEGFDSDPVLIHCTRHEKVRRLERISGDVVLRESLYDPVADLPVRRLVDLTIGEKTSDQQGRAVERVSAEALLPYIHQRYDDPQQIHDGPPEGSVR from the coding sequence ATGGCACGCGTACGGTACGGCGCGCGCACCGAGGCCGAGATCGCGGCGGCCCGCGCGGCCCGCTCCACACTCCCCGACATCTGGTCCACCGGTGTGGTGGCCCTCTGGGAGAGCGACCCCGACGCGGTGGCGGCCGTCCTCCCGCCGCCCCTCAAACCCGCACAGCGCCCGCTCGTCCGGGCCAACATCAGTACGGTCGAACTCCCCGGCTACCCACTCGGCGCGGGCTCCGTCGCCGTCGCCGCCGTCCACGACGGCCACGAGGGCTGGTATCCGCTCGTCATGCCGATGACCCATGAACGGGCGCTGATAGGGGGCCGTGAGGTGTTCGGCGAACCGAAGAAGCTCGGCGAGGTGACCGTCGAACGCGACGGCCTCGTCGTCCGGGCCGCGCTCGCCAGGCACGGCATCGAGTTCGTCGAGGTGCGCGGCGCGGTCAGCGGATCGCTACCGCTGCCCCGACCGACGGCCAAGCTCGACTTCTACTTCAAGTTCCTGCCCGCGGTGGACGGCGAGGGCTTCGACTCCGACCCCGTCCTGATCCACTGCACCCGGCACGAGAAGGTCCGCAGACTGGAACGCATTTCGGGCGATGTGGTGCTGCGCGAGTCGTTGTACGACCCGGTCGCCGATCTCCCCGTACGACGGCTGGTCGACCTCACCATCGGCGAGAAGACCAGCGACCAGCAGGGCAGGGCCGTGGAGCGGGTGAGCGCCGAGGCCCTGCTGCCGTACATCCACCAGCGTTACGACGACCCGCAGCAGATCCACGACGGCCCGCCGGAAGGGAGCGTCCGATGA